One part of the Clostridia bacterium genome encodes these proteins:
- a CDS encoding 4Fe-4S binding protein — protein sequence MAYKILDSCISCGACEPECPVNCISQGDDKYVINPDECIECGACANVCPVDAPVQE from the coding sequence ATGGCATATAAGATATTAGATTCTTGCATAAGCTGTGGTGCATGTGAACCAGAATGCCCAGTTAACTGCATAAGCCAGGGCGATGATAAATACGTTATCAATCCAGATGAGTGCATCGAGTGCGGTGCATGTGCTAACGTTTGTCCAGTTGATGCTCCGGTACAGGAATAA
- a CDS encoding tRNA1(Val) (adenine(37)-N6)-methyltransferase translates to MEELILHDETVDDLQNGYKLIQKSDSFRFGVDAVLLADFANVKHEHSVIDLGTGTGIIPILIYAKKKPLEITAVEIQQDMAEMALRSIKLNGLDKSIKVLCMDLKDAPKLLGKARYDCVVTNPPYVKKECGINNPSESKAIARFEIMCSLEEVLMTARELLKPGGKFYMVHRTDRLADIIYEMRNSGIEPKRIRFVHPSIGKRPNLLLIEGARGGNKELKFMDPLYIHDEKGEYTEEIHRIYGRTK, encoded by the coding sequence ATGGAAGAACTTATATTGCATGATGAAACTGTTGATGATTTGCAGAACGGTTATAAATTAATACAGAAAAGCGATTCCTTCAGGTTTGGTGTAGATGCAGTACTCTTGGCAGACTTCGCTAATGTGAAGCATGAGCATTCGGTCATTGATCTTGGCACCGGTACGGGTATCATTCCTATCCTTATATATGCCAAGAAAAAACCATTGGAGATAACAGCAGTGGAAATACAGCAGGATATGGCTGAGATGGCTCTGCGCAGCATCAAACTCAATGGGCTCGATAAAAGCATTAAGGTGCTGTGTATGGATCTTAAGGATGCTCCTAAGCTTCTGGGAAAGGCAAGGTATGATTGCGTAGTAACCAACCCCCCCTACGTGAAGAAGGAATGTGGAATAAACAACCCCTCTGAATCCAAGGCTATTGCAAGGTTTGAGATAATGTGCAGCCTGGAGGAGGTGCTGATGACCGCTAGAGAGCTTCTTAAACCAGGGGGAAAGTTTTATATGGTGCATAGGACTGATCGTTTGGCAGATATAATATACGAAATGCGAAACAGTGGAATTGAGCCAAAGCGTATACGGTTTGTACACCCCTCCATAGGGAAAAGACCCAATCTTCTGCTGATTGAAGGAGCCAGAGGGGGAAATAAGGAGCTTAAGTTCATGGATCCGCTGTATATACATGATGAAAAAGGTGAATACACTGAAGAGATACATAGAATATACGGGAGGACGAAATAA